From a region of the Alnus glutinosa chromosome 1, dhAlnGlut1.1, whole genome shotgun sequence genome:
- the LOC133874714 gene encoding 1-aminocyclopropane-1-carboxylate oxidase homolog 1-like, whose protein sequence is MVVTGRDDVPATLKPDYDRASELKAFDDTKLGVKGLVDAGVIEIPRIFYNTPDDFDNVSASGDTQFSIPVIDLQGIEKDVIKRKKIVESIRDASETWGFFQLVNHGIPVSVLEEMKEGVRRFHEQDTQVKKELYTRDPKKPWVYNSNFDLYSAPVTNWRDTFYCLMAPNPPKAEDLPAACGDILEQYSKQVMKLGILVFGLLSEALGLNPNHLNDIDCTEGLSVACHYYPACPRPELTIGTSKHADGPFLTILLQDHIGGLQVLHQDKWVDIPPVPGALVVNIGDLLQLITNDRFKSVEHRVLANQVGPRVSVASFFSTGSRPTSKLYGPIKELLSEDNPPKYRETTVSDYANYFLEKGLDGTSPLPHFRL, encoded by the exons atggTCGTTACCGGCAGAGATGATGTTCCGGCAACGCTTAAGCCCGACTATGATAGAGCAAGTGAGTTGAAGGCTTTTGATGACACAAAGCTCGGCGTTAAAGGACTAGTGGATGCTGGGGTTATTGAGATCCCTCGTATATTCTATAATACACCGGATGACTTTGACAACGTCTCAGCTTCTGGTGACACCCAGTTTAGTATTCCTGTCATAGATCTCCAAGGCATCGAGAAAGATGTAATAAAACGCAAGAAGATTGTTGAAAGCATTCGTGATGCATCGGAGACGTGGGGTTTCTTTCAGCTGGTCAATCATGGGATCCCTGTGAGTGTTTTGGAGGAGATGAAGGAAGGGGTGCGTAGGTTTCATGAGCAAGATACTCAAGTGAAGAAAGAGTTGTATACGCGTGACCCCAAGAAACCGTGGGTGTATAACAGCAACTTTGATCTGTATAGCGCTCCGGTGACTAATTGGAGGGATACATTTTATTGTCTAATGGCACCTAATCCCCCAAAGGCAGAAGACTTGCCAGCTGCATGCGG AGATATACTGGAGCAGTACTCAAAGCAAGTGATGAAGTTGGGGATTTTAGTGTTCGGGTTATTATCAGAGGCTCTTGGGCTAAACCCAAACCACCTCAATGACATTGATTGCACTGAGGGTCTTTCGGTTGCATGCCATTACTATCCTGCTTGCCCACGGCCAGAGTTAACAATTGGCACAAGCAAGCATGCAGACGGTCCCTTCCTGACTATTCTTCTACAAGACCATATTGGTGGCCTCCAAGTCCTTCATCAGGACAAGTGGGTCGACATCCCTCCGGTGCCAGGGGCTCTAGTGGTTAACATCGGAGATCTTCTACAG CTTATAACAAACGATAGGTTTAAAAGCGTTGAACACAGAGTATTGGCAAACCAGGTCGGGCCCAGAGTATCTGTGGCGAGCTTCTTTTCCACGGGTTCTCGGCCAACCTCAAAACTTTACGGACCCATCAAGGAGTTATTATCAGAAGATAATCCTCCAAAGTATAGGGAAACCACAGTGAGCGACTATGCCAATTACTTCTTGGAAAAAGGCCTTGATGGGACTTCTCCGCTGCCGCATTTCAGGCTCTAA